One genomic region from Frateuria soli encodes:
- a CDS encoding acyl-CoA desaturase, with translation MPSRSAPALRPPSRLGASLRMWFDAGTPALADESKADRIDWLRAVPFALIHLGCLATIWTGVSTAALLVAAALYAVRMFALTGFYHRYFSHRTFRTSRAVQFTFALIGAACVQRGPLWWSAHHRHHHRHADTPRDPHSPSVRGFLWSHLGWFLTPRAFATDLKRVPDLARYPELRLLDRFDTLVPALLALSLYGLGAWLEHSAPGLHTSGMQMVAWGFFVSTVVLFHATVTINSLAHRFGTRRFATRDESRNNLWLALLTFGEGWHNNHHFFPGSARQGFRWWEIDLTWYGLKLMALLGLVHDLKPVPARVLARAAR, from the coding sequence ATGCCGAGCCGCTCCGCCCCCGCCCTCCGCCCGCCGAGTCGCCTCGGCGCCAGCCTGCGCATGTGGTTCGATGCCGGCACACCCGCATTGGCGGACGAGTCGAAGGCGGACCGGATCGACTGGCTGCGCGCGGTGCCGTTCGCGCTGATCCACCTCGGCTGCCTGGCGACGATCTGGACCGGTGTGTCAACCGCCGCGCTGCTGGTTGCCGCGGCGCTTTATGCCGTGCGCATGTTCGCGCTCACCGGGTTCTACCATCGCTACTTCTCGCACCGCACCTTCCGCACCTCGCGCGCCGTGCAGTTCACCTTCGCCCTGATCGGCGCCGCCTGCGTGCAACGCGGTCCGCTCTGGTGGTCCGCACACCACCGGCATCATCACCGCCATGCCGACACGCCACGCGACCCGCACTCCCCGAGCGTGCGCGGCTTCCTGTGGAGCCACCTCGGGTGGTTCCTCACCCCGCGCGCCTTCGCCACCGACCTCAAGCGCGTGCCGGACCTGGCGCGCTATCCCGAACTGCGGCTGCTCGACCGCTTCGACACGCTGGTGCCGGCGTTGCTGGCCTTGTCGCTCTACGGCCTGGGCGCGTGGCTCGAGCACTCCGCACCGGGCCTGCACACCAGCGGCATGCAGATGGTGGCGTGGGGGTTCTTCGTGTCCACCGTGGTGCTGTTCCACGCCACGGTGACGATCAACTCGCTCGCCCACCGGTTCGGCACGCGCCGTTTCGCCACGCGCGACGAGAGCCGCAACAACCTGTGGCTGGCGCTGCTGACCTTCGGCGAGGGCTGGCACAACAACCACCACTTCTTCCCCGGCAGCGCACGCCAGGGCTTCCGCTGGTGGGAGATCGACCTGACCTGGTACGGCCTCAAGCTGATGGCGCTGCTGGGGCTGGTCCACGACCTCAAGCCGGTGCCCGCGCGGGTGCTGGCGCGGGCGGCGCGCTGA
- a CDS encoding DUF1295 domain-containing protein, with protein sequence MSPWLALTLAWLLAAALMAAGWWWQQRRRNAGIVDVLWAAGLASSALLLAALGRGAPAPRLCLAVLGGAWGARLAWHLWRRVRREGEDGRYRQLRGRWGDRPLRWGLFFQARAVLVALFALPFLAVADNPHTRPGWLLAGVLVWLLGVGGEALADAQLARFRADPANRGRTCRIGLWGYSRHPNYFFEWLHWFAYVALAQGSPHAWLAWLGPVLMFVFLRWLSGIPWTEAQALRTRGGDYRAYQQSTPMFFPWFPRRTRPKESGS encoded by the coding sequence ATGAGTCCATGGCTGGCCCTGACGCTCGCATGGCTGCTTGCGGCGGCACTGATGGCCGCCGGCTGGTGGTGGCAGCAGCGCCGGCGCAATGCCGGCATCGTCGACGTGCTGTGGGCCGCGGGGCTAGCCTCGAGCGCCCTGCTGCTCGCCGCGCTCGGTCGCGGCGCACCGGCGCCGCGGCTTTGCCTGGCCGTGCTCGGCGGGGCGTGGGGCGCGCGCCTGGCATGGCACCTGTGGCGCCGCGTACGGCGCGAAGGCGAAGACGGCCGCTACCGGCAGTTGCGTGGGCGATGGGGTGACCGCCCGCTGCGCTGGGGGCTGTTCTTCCAGGCCCGGGCGGTGCTGGTCGCCTTGTTCGCGCTGCCATTCCTGGCCGTGGCGGACAACCCGCACACGCGTCCGGGCTGGCTGCTGGCCGGCGTGCTCGTGTGGCTGCTGGGTGTCGGCGGCGAGGCGCTGGCCGACGCGCAACTGGCCCGCTTCCGCGCCGACCCGGCGAACCGCGGCCGCACCTGCCGCATCGGCCTGTGGGGCTACTCGCGCCATCCCAACTACTTCTTCGAATGGCTGCACTGGTTCGCCTACGTGGCGCTGGCCCAGGGCTCGCCGCATGCGTGGCTGGCCTGGCTCGGCCCGGTGCTGATGTTCGTCTTCCTGCGCTGGCTGAGCGGCATCCCGTGGACCGAGGCACAGGCGCTGCGCACGCGCGGCGGGGACTACCGCGCCTATCAGCAAAGCACGCCGATGTTCTTCCCCTGGTTCCCCAGGCGCACGCGCCCCAAGGAGAGTGGTTCATGA
- a CDS encoding SAM-dependent methyltransferase, giving the protein MNTVARTTTAPSPGTIDRLLRGRLLARLAGLRHGRLRVHDALGTTELGPDEGLLPTVDIEVLDPAFYRALARRGSVGAGEAFMDGLWRCHATGLSEADALVKLVRLLVRNRDLLDGMETGPARLGGAAMRAWHALRRNTRSGSRRNIAAHYDLGNDFFKLFLSADLMYSSALWDGPADTLEAASTRKLEAICRQLALKPGDRVIEIGTGWGGFALHAARHYGCHVTTATISREQLLLARARVAAAGLGDRVEVQLKDYRELCGQYDKLVSIEMVEAVGAAYLDTYFAQLGRLLKPEGLALVQAITIEDHRYAQALGSVDFIKRHVFPGSFIPSIQALLSAKTRVSDLGLVALRDFGESYARTLEAWRERFLARLPAVRAQGFDERFIRMWTFYLAYCEGGFRERSIGVAHLLLAKPGWRGTAAA; this is encoded by the coding sequence ATGAACACCGTTGCCCGCACCACAACGGCGCCCTCCCCGGGCACCATCGACCGCCTGCTGCGCGGCCGCCTGCTCGCCCGGCTGGCCGGCCTGCGCCACGGCCGGCTGCGCGTGCACGATGCGCTGGGCACGACCGAGCTGGGCCCGGATGAAGGCCTGCTGCCGACCGTCGACATCGAGGTGCTCGACCCGGCCTTCTATCGCGCGCTGGCGCGCCGCGGCAGCGTCGGCGCGGGCGAGGCGTTCATGGACGGGCTGTGGCGATGCCATGCCACCGGCCTGAGCGAGGCGGACGCGCTGGTGAAGCTGGTGCGCCTGCTGGTGCGCAACCGCGACCTGCTCGACGGCATGGAAACCGGCCCGGCGCGCCTCGGCGGCGCCGCGATGCGCGCCTGGCACGCGCTTCGGCGCAACACCCGTAGCGGCAGCCGCCGCAACATCGCCGCGCACTACGACCTGGGCAACGACTTCTTCAAGCTCTTCCTGTCCGCGGACCTGATGTACTCCTCGGCGCTGTGGGACGGCCCGGCGGACACGCTCGAGGCGGCCTCCACACGCAAGCTCGAGGCGATCTGCCGGCAGCTCGCGCTGAAGCCCGGCGACCGCGTGATCGAGATCGGCACCGGCTGGGGTGGCTTCGCGTTGCACGCGGCACGCCACTACGGCTGCCACGTCACCACCGCGACCATCTCGCGCGAGCAGCTCTTGCTGGCCAGGGCGCGCGTCGCGGCGGCCGGCCTGGGCGACCGCGTGGAAGTGCAGCTGAAGGACTACCGCGAGTTGTGCGGCCAGTACGACAAGCTGGTCTCGATCGAGATGGTCGAAGCGGTCGGCGCGGCCTACCTGGACACCTACTTCGCGCAGCTCGGCCGGCTGCTCAAGCCCGAAGGGCTCGCGCTGGTGCAGGCGATCACCATCGAGGACCACCGCTACGCGCAGGCGCTGGGCTCGGTGGACTTCATCAAGCGCCACGTCTTTCCCGGCAGCTTCATCCCGTCGATCCAGGCGCTGCTCTCGGCCAAGACCCGCGTCAGCGACCTGGGCCTGGTCGCGCTGCGCGATTTCGGCGAGTCCTACGCGCGCACGCTGGAGGCCTGGCGCGAGCGCTTCCTCGCCCGGTTGCCGGCCGTACGCGCGCAGGGATTCGACGAACGGTTCATCCGGATGTGGACGTTCTACCTGGCCTATTGCGAAGGCGGCTTCCGCGAGCGCTCGATCGGCGTGGCACACCTGCTGCTGGCCAAGCCCGGCTGGCGTGGCACGGCGGCGGCATGA
- a CDS encoding DUF2878 domain-containing protein, with translation MNAWVTLAAYELAWLAAVAGAGRGHAWPGLLAVALFAAWRLATSRTRLVDLRLAAVALALGLALEATWTGAGLLRYAAPWPVATAPAWLLALWVAFALTIVPLFGYLHARPWLAAMLGAIGGPLAYLGAARGWRALAIAAPAWHPLLALALGWAVATPVLTSLARYWLLHPPKQVRA, from the coding sequence ATGAACGCCTGGGTCACCCTGGCCGCATACGAGCTGGCGTGGCTGGCGGCGGTTGCCGGCGCCGGTCGCGGCCATGCCTGGCCCGGCTTGCTGGCGGTCGCGCTGTTTGCCGCCTGGCGCCTGGCCACATCCCGTACCCGCCTGGTGGACCTGCGCCTGGCCGCCGTGGCGCTAGCGCTCGGCCTTGCGCTGGAAGCCACCTGGACCGGGGCCGGACTGCTGCGTTACGCGGCGCCCTGGCCGGTGGCGACGGCACCGGCCTGGCTGCTGGCGCTGTGGGTGGCCTTCGCGCTGACCATCGTGCCGCTGTTCGGCTACCTGCATGCGCGGCCGTGGCTGGCCGCCATGCTGGGCGCGATCGGCGGGCCACTCGCCTACCTCGGCGCGGCGCGCGGCTGGCGTGCGCTGGCGATCGCGGCGCCGGCGTGGCACCCGCTGCTGGCGCTCGCACTCGGCTGGGCGGTGGCCACGCCGGTGCTGACCTCGCTGGCGCGGTACTGGCTGCTCCATCCGCCGAAGCAGGTCCGCGCATGA
- a CDS encoding lipocalin family protein — MGRLVPICLAMAFAAGCAGARPPIRPATGVDLPRFMGRWYVIASIPTRYERGGHNPVETYTLTPDGTICTWFRLRPGSFDAPVKLLHSSARVVPDSGNGQWRVQLFAFFSAQYLIGWLKPDYSQVMVVRDARDYLWYMARTPQVADAEYQAMLGRAAAMGYDVARIVKAPQRWPETGAGSQTFAGACR, encoded by the coding sequence ATGGGCCGCCTGGTTCCGATCTGCCTTGCCATGGCGTTCGCCGCCGGCTGTGCCGGCGCCCGGCCGCCGATCAGGCCGGCCACCGGGGTCGACCTGCCGCGCTTCATGGGCCGCTGGTACGTGATCGCGTCCATTCCGACCCGCTACGAGCGCGGCGGCCATAATCCGGTGGAAACCTACACGCTGACCCCCGACGGCACCATCTGCACCTGGTTCCGCCTGCGACCGGGCAGCTTCGATGCGCCGGTGAAACTGCTCCACTCCAGCGCCAGGGTGGTGCCGGACAGTGGCAATGGCCAGTGGCGTGTACAGCTGTTCGCGTTCTTCAGCGCCCAGTACCTGATCGGCTGGCTCAAGCCGGACTACAGTCAGGTGATGGTGGTGCGCGATGCGCGCGACTACCTCTGGTACATGGCGCGCACGCCGCAGGTTGCCGATGCGGAGTACCAGGCGATGCTGGGTCGAGCCGCCGCGATGGGATACGACGTCGCCCGCATCGTGAAGGCGCCGCAACGCTGGCCCGAAACGGGGGCTGGCAGCCAGACCTTTGCCGGAGCCTGCCGATGA
- a CDS encoding NAD(P)/FAD-dependent oxidoreductase — protein MRIAVIGSGIAGLASAWLLARCHEVVLFEANAYLGGHTHTHDVEQHGRRYAIDTGFIVYNPRHYPLLTRMFGELGVASQPTSMSFSVQHEASGREYNATSLDTLFCQRRNLCSPRFLGMVRDIMRFYREAPALLEAGGDDPTLGEYLQAHGYGEAFRDEHLVPMASALWSSPPQQILAFPARYLVRFMANHQMLQVAGRPQWRVVRGGSASYVQALRERWHVSERPACPVFSIDRDGAGVNVRSPAGNERFHHVVLACHSDQALALLADVSARERAILGAMPYQANEVVLHTDRRLLPRHRKAWAAWNAFVPREPEAPCTVSYCMDLLQGIDPPEPFVVTLNRSAAIDPDRVLRRLQYHHPVYTREAVAAQQRKAEIQGRNRTWFAGAYWGWGFHEDGLRSAVEVAACFGIDWLRETTRPPLRLITGDAA, from the coding sequence ATGCGCATTGCCGTGATCGGGTCGGGCATCGCGGGCCTCGCCTCGGCGTGGCTGCTCGCGCGCTGCCACGAGGTGGTGCTGTTCGAGGCCAATGCCTACCTGGGCGGGCACACCCACACGCACGACGTGGAACAGCACGGGCGGCGCTACGCGATCGACACCGGCTTCATCGTGTACAACCCCCGGCACTATCCGCTGCTGACCCGCATGTTCGGGGAACTCGGGGTGGCATCGCAGCCGACCAGCATGAGCTTCTCGGTGCAGCACGAGGCGAGCGGACGCGAATACAACGCCACCTCGCTCGACACGCTCTTCTGCCAGCGGCGAAACCTGTGCTCGCCCCGCTTCCTCGGGATGGTGCGCGACATCATGCGCTTCTACCGGGAGGCGCCCGCATTGCTCGAAGCCGGCGGGGACGATCCCACGCTGGGCGAGTACCTGCAGGCGCACGGCTACGGCGAGGCTTTCCGCGACGAGCACCTGGTGCCGATGGCCTCGGCACTGTGGTCATCGCCGCCGCAGCAGATCCTCGCCTTTCCGGCGCGCTACCTGGTGCGGTTCATGGCCAACCACCAGATGTTGCAGGTCGCCGGGCGGCCGCAGTGGCGCGTGGTCCGCGGCGGTTCGGCCAGCTACGTGCAGGCGCTGCGCGAGCGCTGGCACGTGAGCGAGCGGCCGGCCTGCCCGGTTTTTTCCATCGACCGCGACGGGGCGGGCGTCAACGTGCGCAGTCCGGCGGGCAACGAGCGCTTCCACCACGTGGTGCTGGCCTGCCACAGCGACCAGGCGCTGGCGCTGCTCGCCGACGTCAGCGCGCGTGAGCGCGCCATCCTCGGCGCGATGCCCTACCAGGCCAACGAGGTGGTCTTGCATACCGATCGCCGGCTGCTGCCGCGCCACCGCAAGGCATGGGCGGCCTGGAACGCGTTCGTGCCGCGCGAGCCGGAGGCGCCCTGCACGGTCAGCTACTGCATGGACCTGCTGCAGGGCATCGATCCGCCCGAGCCGTTCGTGGTCACGCTCAACCGCAGCGCGGCGATCGACCCGGATCGCGTGTTGCGCAGGTTGCAGTACCACCACCCGGTGTACACCCGCGAGGCGGTCGCGGCGCAGCAACGCAAGGCCGAGATCCAGGGCCGCAACCGCACCTGGTTCGCCGGCGCCTACTGGGGCTGGGGTTTCCACGAGGATGGCCTGCGCAGCGCCGTCGAGGTGGCCGCGTGCTTCGGGATCGACTGGCTGCGCGAGACGACGCGCCCGCCACTGCGCCTGATCACGGGCGACGCCGCATGA
- a CDS encoding SAM-dependent methyltransferase produces the protein MTIATLDSTELSPDRPASGLLGLAERGLLPDALLRLGIRRLCAQRLAEERAGGPERVAERYARHIDALRQSPVAIHTDAANAQHYELPAAFFEHCLGPRLKYSCCYYPRGDESLAEAEEAMLALYGERAELADGQDILELGCGWGSLTLWMAERYPRARILAVSNSHGQRRHIEAQCRARGLANVRVLTADANTLALEPSCFDRCVSVEMFEHMRNYDTLLERIARWLRPGGKLFVHVFAHRTLMYPFETHGEDNWLGRHFFTGGLMPAADTLLWFQRDLAIEQRWLVDGRHYQRTANHWLARQDAAREAVLAELALAYGPQARLWFHRWRMFWMACAELFGYAGGREWLVAHYRFARGA, from the coding sequence ATGACGATCGCCACGCTGGATTCCACCGAGTTGTCGCCCGACCGGCCCGCTTCCGGGCTGCTCGGCCTGGCCGAGCGTGGGTTGCTGCCCGACGCGCTGCTTCGCCTTGGCATCCGCCGGCTCTGCGCGCAGCGGCTGGCCGAAGAGCGCGCGGGCGGCCCGGAGCGGGTGGCCGAACGCTACGCCCGCCACATCGACGCATTGCGCCAGAGCCCGGTGGCGATCCACACCGACGCCGCCAACGCCCAGCATTACGAGCTGCCGGCGGCGTTCTTCGAGCATTGCCTGGGTCCGCGGCTGAAGTACTCCTGCTGTTATTACCCGCGCGGCGACGAGTCGCTGGCCGAGGCCGAGGAAGCGATGCTTGCGCTCTACGGCGAACGCGCCGAACTGGCCGACGGCCAGGACATCCTGGAGCTCGGCTGCGGCTGGGGCTCGCTCACGCTCTGGATGGCCGAGCGTTACCCGCGCGCCAGGATTCTGGCCGTGTCCAACTCGCACGGCCAGCGTCGACACATCGAGGCGCAATGCCGGGCGCGCGGCCTCGCCAACGTGCGCGTGCTGACCGCCGACGCGAACACGCTCGCGCTCGAACCGTCCTGCTTCGACCGCTGCGTGTCGGTCGAGATGTTCGAGCACATGCGCAACTACGACACCCTGCTCGAGCGCATCGCCCGGTGGCTGCGTCCCGGCGGCAAGCTGTTCGTGCACGTGTTCGCGCACCGCACGCTGATGTATCCATTCGAAACCCATGGCGAGGACAACTGGCTCGGCCGGCACTTCTTCACCGGCGGGCTGATGCCGGCGGCCGACACCCTGCTGTGGTTCCAGCGCGACCTGGCGATCGAACAGCGCTGGCTGGTCGATGGCCGCCACTACCAGCGCACCGCCAACCATTGGCTGGCACGCCAGGACGCCGCGCGCGAGGCGGTGCTGGCCGAGCTGGCGCTCGCCTACGGACCGCAGGCGAGGCTCTGGTTCCACCGCTGGCGCATGTTCTGGATGGCCTGCGCGGAACTGTTCGGCTATGCCGGCGGCCGCGAGTGGCTGGTCGCCCATTACCGCTTCGCGCGCGGCGCCTGA
- a CDS encoding DUF1365 domain-containing protein — MNAPLSSAVYEGIVRHRRREPHAHAFQYRMAQLYLDLDELDRVFAGRWLWSVDRRNLAQFRRGDYLAPDTLPLAEAVRVRVAEATGHRPAGPIRLLTHLRYAGYVFNPVSFYYCHAADGSTLECILAEITNTPWKERHAYVLPVADARRRGRVLAWSFPKSFHVSPFMPMARDYDWRFTAPGEDLHVHMDVLREGRREFDASLALQRRPLTGASLARVLWRYPLMTAQVIGAIHWQALRLWLKRNPVHDHPAASRGTP; from the coding sequence ATGAATGCGCCGCTTTCGAGCGCCGTGTACGAAGGCATCGTGCGCCACCGCCGGCGGGAGCCGCATGCCCACGCCTTCCAGTACCGCATGGCCCAGCTCTACCTCGACCTGGACGAGCTCGATCGCGTGTTCGCCGGGCGCTGGCTGTGGTCGGTCGACCGGCGCAACCTCGCCCAGTTCCGCCGCGGCGATTACCTCGCCCCAGACACGTTGCCGCTGGCCGAGGCGGTGCGCGTGCGCGTGGCCGAGGCGACCGGGCACAGGCCGGCCGGTCCGATCCGCCTGCTCACCCACCTGCGCTACGCGGGCTATGTGTTCAACCCGGTGAGCTTCTACTACTGCCATGCGGCAGACGGCAGCACGCTCGAGTGCATCCTGGCCGAGATCACCAACACGCCCTGGAAGGAGCGCCACGCGTACGTGCTGCCGGTGGCCGATGCACGCCGACGTGGCCGCGTGCTGGCGTGGTCGTTCCCCAAGAGCTTCCACGTCTCGCCGTTCATGCCGATGGCGCGCGACTACGACTGGCGCTTCACCGCGCCGGGCGAGGACCTGCACGTACACATGGACGTGCTGCGCGAGGGCCGGCGCGAATTCGATGCGTCGCTGGCCTTGCAACGGAGGCCGCTCACCGGCGCCTCGCTCGCGCGGGTGCTGTGGCGCTACCCGTTGATGACCGCCCAGGTGATCGGCGCGATCCACTGGCAGGCACTGCGCCTGTGGCTGAAGCGCAACCCGGTTCACGACCATCCCGCCGCTTCCCGAGGTACGCCATGA